In Streptomyces sp. NBC_01439, the following are encoded in one genomic region:
- a CDS encoding IS110 family transposase, with the protein MTAAGTVGTGGQWVFGGVDSHADTIHVAVVTDNGGYLADAEFPTTTAGYTAALAFLGALGDVVAIGVEGTASYGSGFTRAARADGLSVVEVNRPDRAERRRSGKSDPIDAYAAARAALSGRASSAPKDETVTGIRALHNAARSTVKARTAAVNQIGHILIGAPDTIRARYRALHGKPLVDALARLRPAGDAVHTAVLTALKSLARRVQALTTEHNELTAVLDDVVTGHNPGLRAAYGVGPDTAAQLLITAGGNPDRLRTEASFAALCGVAPVPASSGKTNRHRLSRGGDRAANAALYRIALVRMASDSRTRDYVVRQTAAGRTKKEIIRLLKRAIAREVFRYLTTTVTVPEVADLRPARQAKNITLTAVAHHFGVWPAVISCIERGTRRDDNLANAYRDWLTAA; encoded by the coding sequence ATGACAGCAGCAGGCACGGTGGGCACGGGCGGCCAGTGGGTGTTCGGCGGTGTGGACTCCCATGCCGACACCATTCATGTCGCGGTCGTCACCGACAACGGCGGGTATCTCGCCGACGCCGAGTTCCCCACGACCACCGCCGGATACACGGCAGCTCTCGCGTTTTTGGGCGCCCTCGGGGACGTGGTCGCGATCGGTGTCGAAGGCACCGCCTCCTACGGAAGCGGGTTCACCCGGGCGGCCCGGGCCGACGGCCTGAGCGTGGTCGAGGTCAACCGCCCCGACCGCGCCGAACGCCGCCGCAGCGGCAAGTCAGACCCCATCGACGCCTACGCCGCCGCCCGCGCCGCACTCTCCGGACGAGCCTCCAGCGCCCCCAAGGACGAGACCGTCACCGGCATACGCGCCCTCCACAATGCCGCCCGGTCCACTGTCAAAGCCCGCACCGCCGCCGTGAACCAGATCGGGCACATCCTCATCGGCGCCCCCGACACCATCCGTGCCCGCTACCGGGCCCTGCACGGCAAACCGCTGGTCGATGCCCTGGCACGCCTGCGTCCCGCGGGAGACGCCGTCCACACCGCTGTCCTGACCGCCCTGAAGAGTCTGGCCCGACGCGTCCAGGCTCTGACCACCGAGCACAACGAGCTCACGGCCGTACTGGACGACGTGGTCACCGGACACAATCCAGGTCTGCGTGCCGCCTACGGCGTCGGCCCCGACACCGCCGCACAGCTCCTGATCACCGCCGGCGGGAACCCCGACCGCCTCCGGACCGAGGCTTCGTTCGCAGCCCTGTGCGGCGTCGCCCCCGTCCCGGCCTCCAGCGGCAAGACCAACCGTCACCGCCTCTCCCGAGGCGGCGACCGCGCCGCCAACGCGGCCCTCTACCGGATAGCCCTCGTCCGCATGGCCAGCGACAGCCGAACCCGCGACTACGTGGTCCGGCAGACCGCGGCCGGCCGGACCAAGAAGGAAATCATCCGCCTTCTCAAGCGGGCCATCGCCCGGGAGGTGTTCCGATACCTCACCACCACGGTCACGGTCCCGGAGGTCGCGGACCTGCGGCCAGCACGTCAGGCCAAGAACATCACCCTCACCGCTGTCGCCCATCACTTCGGCGTCTGGCCCGCGGTCATCTCGTGCATCGAACGCGGCACCCGCCGCGACGACAACCTCGCCAACGCCTACCGCGACTGGCTCACCGCCGCTTGA
- a CDS encoding nucleotidyl transferase AbiEii/AbiGii toxin family protein, whose product MTANARTAAAGPGRAALDHLLRLISESAWGDELVLRGSMVMPAWVGGRARPPGDLDFVVPRPSAVPVDGRDPHPYVPAYDTVQQWPEAADGAARYEIWADGEEAFETRGLRANVPPEGLVWQPEPEPADLPPYEDLLERVRAHPRAAGGVLLDADGARRDGTWAYAYTNGEHAPAGIRVLIPWRADSGPVGVAQLDFSRDERLPEAPVWTAVPRGDGGVTVARTASRELSLAWKLRWLVADAAAGDGPRCKDLYDAVLLAEVRRERPLPEPPCLAGVQVAERAWRHFCAAHPGVRGLAADWLARLRTALTPAPAPTDR is encoded by the coding sequence ATGACGGCGAACGCCCGGACGGCGGCGGCAGGGCCCGGCCGCGCGGCCCTCGATCATCTCCTGCGGCTGATCTCGGAATCCGCGTGGGGCGACGAGCTGGTCCTGCGCGGCAGCATGGTCATGCCCGCGTGGGTCGGTGGCCGGGCCCGGCCACCGGGTGACCTCGACTTCGTCGTGCCGCGGCCGTCGGCGGTCCCCGTCGACGGGCGGGACCCCCACCCCTACGTCCCGGCGTACGACACCGTGCAGCAGTGGCCGGAGGCCGCCGACGGTGCGGCCCGCTACGAGATCTGGGCGGACGGGGAGGAGGCGTTCGAGACGCGGGGGCTGCGCGCGAACGTCCCGCCGGAGGGCCTGGTCTGGCAACCGGAACCGGAGCCGGCGGATCTCCCGCCGTACGAGGACCTGCTGGAACGGGTGCGTGCCCACCCGCGGGCAGCTGGGGGCGTCCTGCTGGACGCGGACGGGGCGCGCCGGGACGGTACGTGGGCCTACGCGTACACGAACGGCGAGCACGCGCCCGCCGGGATCAGGGTCCTGATCCCGTGGCGGGCGGACTCCGGCCCGGTGGGGGTGGCGCAGTTGGACTTCTCCCGCGACGAGCGGCTGCCCGAGGCACCCGTCTGGACGGCCGTGCCGCGCGGCGACGGCGGGGTCACGGTGGCCCGGACGGCGAGCCGCGAGCTGTCGCTGGCCTGGAAGCTGCGGTGGCTGGTGGCGGACGCCGCGGCCGGGGACGGTCCGCGGTGCAAGGACCTGTACGACGCCGTGCTGCTGGCGGAGGTCCGCCGGGAGCGGCCCCTCCCGGAGCCCCCGTGCCTGGCCGGCGTACAGGTCGCCGAGCGGGCGTGGCGGCACTTCTGCGCGGCCCATCCCGGGGTACGGGGCCTCGCCGCCGACTGGCTCGCCCGACTCCGCACCGCACTGACCCCGGCCCCGGCCCCGACTGACCGATAG
- a CDS encoding DUF4440 domain-containing protein: MSSKAEIDVVTAEFFGAFDNRGGKAADLDRIRRLVLPDAVITMTGPQFTVWTVDEFLEPRRVLLGAGGRLAEFSEWETYERTEIAGDIASRFGEYRKSGLLDGKPFEGAGTKTIQFVRTRDGWRITAFAWYDHQP; the protein is encoded by the coding sequence ATGTCGTCCAAGGCCGAAATAGACGTGGTGACAGCGGAGTTCTTCGGCGCCTTCGACAACCGGGGCGGCAAGGCCGCCGATCTGGACCGGATCCGTCGACTGGTCCTGCCGGACGCAGTGATCACCATGACCGGCCCGCAGTTCACGGTCTGGACCGTGGACGAATTCCTCGAGCCGCGCCGCGTGTTGCTGGGCGCCGGCGGCCGCCTGGCCGAGTTCTCCGAGTGGGAGACCTACGAACGGACCGAGATCGCCGGCGACATCGCGTCGCGGTTCGGCGAGTACCGCAAGTCCGGGCTCCTGGACGGCAAGCCGTTCGAAGGGGCGGGCACCAAGACCATCCAGTTCGTCCGCACCCGGGACGGCTGGCGGATCACGGCCTTCGCCTGGTACGACCACCAGCCCTGA
- a CDS encoding class I SAM-dependent methyltransferase, with translation MSDRPEGLGPGGAEDGTAWSGHGGARAFAAVEAATDWLLGYPFVFRALAGRIGAGEVLVDYGCGPGKVADAAARRLGARVLGVDTSPQMLALARGSTPAVAEYHLVEAGRVTGLPDGCADAVMCNHVLASLPTEEAVLGVFTEIRRLLRPPAPFVLLTTDPACSGTEYASLRIGDPGGAYGPGDELTVRLRRTDGTWQDVRNHAWPVPVLPPLLERAGFRDVVQHRPTVDEARTVADADFTAGRAWSAERARPPLVITMARAA, from the coding sequence GTGAGCGACAGGCCGGAGGGACTCGGGCCCGGCGGCGCCGAAGACGGCACCGCCTGGTCCGGACACGGAGGGGCGCGGGCATTCGCGGCGGTGGAGGCGGCCACGGACTGGCTGCTCGGGTACCCGTTCGTCTTCCGGGCCCTGGCCGGCCGGATCGGCGCCGGCGAGGTCCTGGTGGACTACGGGTGCGGGCCGGGCAAGGTGGCCGACGCGGCGGCCCGGCGGCTGGGGGCGAGGGTGCTGGGGGTGGACACCTCCCCGCAGATGCTGGCGCTGGCCCGCGGCTCGACGCCCGCGGTGGCCGAGTACCACCTGGTCGAGGCCGGACGCGTGACCGGCCTGCCGGACGGCTGCGCGGACGCGGTGATGTGCAACCACGTCCTGGCCTCGCTGCCGACCGAGGAGGCCGTGCTCGGCGTGTTCACCGAGATCCGCCGGCTCCTGCGCCCGCCCGCCCCGTTCGTCCTGCTGACCACCGATCCCGCGTGCAGCGGCACGGAGTACGCCTCCCTGCGCATCGGCGACCCGGGCGGGGCGTACGGGCCGGGCGACGAACTGACCGTACGGCTCCGGCGCACCGACGGAACCTGGCAGGACGTGCGCAACCACGCGTGGCCCGTTCCGGTCCTCCCGCCCCTGCTGGAGCGCGCGGGATTCCGGGACGTCGTCCAGCACCGGCCCACCGTCGACGAGGCGCGGACCGTGGCCGACGCGGACTTCACGGCCGGCCGCGCGTGGTCGGCGGAGCGGGCACGGCCGCCCCTGGTGATCACGATGGCGCGCGCGGCCTGA
- a CDS encoding GNAT family N-acetyltransferase yields the protein MPELIAPSPHLHASWLAAQREWGPDAHLDGGGLGSDDDVDTPEGFAAWVERLRRQSDRTLPVDHGRVHATYWWIAEGDTYLGAIDLRHYLNGFLLDAGGHIGYSIRPSARRRGLATWALAAVLHEARVLGMDRVLLTCDPDNEASVRTIEGNGGVLEDVRETLIGPKRRYWIDL from the coding sequence ATGCCCGAGCTCATAGCCCCCAGCCCCCACCTGCACGCTTCCTGGCTCGCCGCGCAGCGGGAATGGGGGCCGGACGCCCATCTGGACGGCGGCGGGCTCGGCTCCGACGACGACGTGGACACCCCGGAGGGCTTCGCGGCCTGGGTGGAGCGACTGCGCCGGCAGTCGGACCGCACCCTGCCGGTCGACCACGGCCGGGTCCACGCGACCTACTGGTGGATCGCCGAGGGCGACACGTACCTGGGCGCGATCGACCTGCGGCACTACCTGAACGGTTTCCTCCTCGACGCGGGCGGCCACATCGGCTACAGCATCAGGCCCTCGGCGCGCCGCCGGGGCCTGGCCACCTGGGCCCTGGCGGCCGTCCTGCACGAGGCGCGCGTCCTGGGGATGGACCGGGTCCTGCTGACCTGCGACCCGGACAACGAGGCGTCGGTCCGCACGATCGAGGGCAATGGCGGGGTGTTGGAGGACGTCCGCGAAACCCTGATCGGCCCCAAGCGGCGCTACTGGATCGACCTCTGA